In a genomic window of Penaeus monodon isolate SGIC_2016 chromosome 27, NSTDA_Pmon_1, whole genome shotgun sequence:
- the LOC119590637 gene encoding dipeptidase 1-like, whose product MARWWVVLASWAAWAVLSVEGSALNDREAPSLAERLEHARAILSEVPLVDGHNDLVMNIRTVLENRLENFPFDKNLTEIDPWASRSNCHTDIPRLRAGQVGAQFWSAYVPCSSQYKNALTQTLEQIDVVHRLVDKYPEDLQLVTSSEGILDAHAHGKIGCMVGVEGGHSMDSSLGTLRTFYREGVRYMTLTHMCNTPWADNSVAEPEHLEFDGLTAWGEMVIKEMNRLGMLVDISHVASQTMNDVLDITRAPVIFSHSDTRALCNISRNIPDDVLIRLHENGGVAMVNFLPDFLTCSSTAXXXXXXAHINHIRDVAGPDHVGLGSDFDGITTVPEGVEDVSKYPYIFAELLLDPKWTDEDLKKLAGMNLIRVFQEVERVRDQLASETPWDSFIPPEDIADHLECVNPWLLS is encoded by the exons ATGGCGAGGTGGTGGGTAGTTTTGGCCtcgtgggcggcgtgggcggtcTTGAGTGTTGAAGGTAGTGCTTTGAACGACCGGGAAGCGCCCTCGCTCGCTGAGAGGCTGGAACATGCGCGAGCCATCCTCAGCGAGGTGCCGCTCGTTGATGG ACACAATGACCTCGTCATGAACATCAGAACAGTTCTCGAAAACCGTCTGGAGAACTTTCCCTTCGACAAGAATCTGACGGAGATCGACCCTTGGGCATCAAGATCGAACTGCCACACGGACATTCCTCGGCTCAGGGCGGGCCAGGTGGGCGCGCAG TTCTGGAGCGCCTATGTCCCCTGCAGCTCCCAGTACAAGAACGCCCTGACGCAGACCTTGGAGCAGATTGACGTCGTCCATCGCCTCGTTGACAAGTATCCCGAGGACTTACAGCTGGTGACGTCCTCCGAGG GGATCCTGGACGCCCACGCCCACGGCAAAATCGGGTGTATGGTGGGCGTGGAAGGCGGGCATAGCATGGACTCTTCACTGGGAACCCTGAGGACGTTTTACAGAGAGGGAGTCCGATACATGACCCTGACGCATATGTGCAACACTCCTTG GGCAGATAACTCTGTGGCTGAGCCCGAACATCTGGAGTTCGATGGTTTAACTGCTTGGGGCGAG ATGGTTATCAAGGAAATGAATCGTCTGGGCATGCTAGTTGACATCTCCCACGTGGCATCTCAGACAATGAACGACGTCCTTGACATCACAAGGGCACCGGTCATCTTTTCACACAGTGATACCAGGGCTCTCTGTAACATCTCCAGGAATATTCCCGATGACGTCCTGATTAGGCTG CACGAAAACGGAGGAGTTGCCATGGTGAATTTTTTGCCAGACTTCCTGACGTGCTCTTCCACCGCNNNNNNNNNNNNNNNNN CAGCTCACATCAACCACATCCGGGACGTTGCTGGACCAGATCACGTGGGTCTTGGCAGCGATTTCGACGGAATAACAAC AGTCCCGGAAGGTGTAGAAGACGTGAGCAAGTACCCATACATCTTCGCCGAGCTTCTTCTTGACCCGAAGTGGACGGACGAAGACCTCAAGAAACTGGCTGGGATGAACCTTATTCGCGTTTTCCAAGAGGTCGAGAGG GTGCGTGACCAGCTGGCATCTGAAACTCCTTGGGATTCGTTTATTCCTCCTGAAGATATTGCTGACCACTTGGAATGCGTTAATCCTTGGCTTTTAAGTTGA